A stretch of Eubalaena glacialis isolate mEubGla1 chromosome 10, mEubGla1.1.hap2.+ XY, whole genome shotgun sequence DNA encodes these proteins:
- the GANAB gene encoding neutral alpha-glucosidase AB isoform X2: MAAVAAVAARRRRSWTGLVLACLGVCLGITLAVDRSNFKTCEESSFCKRQRSIRPGHSPYRALLDSLQLGPDALTVHLINEVTKVLLVLELQGLRKNMTRIRIDELEPRRPRYRVPDVLVADPPTAGLSVSGRDDNSVELTMAEGPYKIILTARPFRLDLLEDRSLLLSVNARGLLSFEHQRAPRVSQGSKDPAEGDGAQPEETPGDGDKPDETQGKAEQDEPGAWEETFKTHTDSKPYGPTSVSLDFSLPGMEHVYGIPEHADNLRLKVTEGGEPYRLYNLDVFQYELYNRMALYGSVPVLLAHSPHRDLGIFWLNAAETWVDISSNTAGKTLFGKMLDYLQGSGETPQTDVRWISESGIIDVFLLLGPSVFDVFRQYASLTGTQVLPPLFSLGYHQSRWNYRDEADVLEVDQGFDDHNLPCDVIWLDIEHADGKRYFTWDPSRFPQPLTMLEHLASKRRKLVAIVDPHIKVDSGYRVHEELQNLGLYVKTRDGSDYEGWCWPGAAGYPDFTNPKMRAWWANMFRFDNYEGSSPSLYVWNDMNEPSVFNGPEVTMLKDAQHYGGWEHRDVHNIYGLYVHMATADGLVLRSGGIERPFVLSRAFFAGSQRFGAVWTGDNAAEWDHLKISIPMCLSLGLVGLSFCGADVGGFFKNPEPELLVRWYQMGAYQPFFRAHAHLDTGRREPWLLPSQYHDIIQDALGQRYSLLPFWYTLFYQAHREGIPIMRPLWVHYPQDVTTFSIDDQFLLGDALLVHPVSDSEAHGVQVYLPGQGEVWYDVHSYQKHHGPQTLYLPVTLSSIPVFQRGGTIVPRWMRVRRSSDCMKDDPITLFVALSLQGTAQGELFLDDGHTFNYQTRHEFLLRRFSFSGNTLVSSSADPKGLFETPIWIERVVIIGAGKPATVVLQTKGSPESRLSFQHDPETSVLILRKPGVSVVSDWSIHLR, translated from the exons ATGGCGGCGGTAGCGGCAGTGGCGGCGCGTAGGAGGCG GTCTTGGACTGGTTTGGTACTGGCTTGTTTAGGGGTCTGCCTGGGAATTACCCTTGCTGTGGATAGAAGCAACTTTAAGACCTGCGAAGAGAGTTCCTTCTGCAA GAGGCAACGAAGCATACGGCCAGGCCATTCTCCATACCGAGCCTTGCTGGACTCTCTGCAGCTTGGTCCTGATGCCCTCACGGTCCATCTGATCAACGAAGTCACTAAG GTGTTGCTTGTGCTGGAGCTCCAGGGGCTTCGAAAGAACATGACTCGGATCAGAATTGATGAACTAGAGCCCCGGCGGCCCCGATACCGTGTGCCAGACGTGTTGGTGGCTGATCCCCCCACAGCTGG GCTTTCTGTCTCTGGCCGGGATGACAACAGCGTGGAGCTCACCATGGCTGAGGGACCCTATAAAATCATCTTGACGGCACGGCCGTTCCGCCTCGACCTGTTGGAGGACCGCAGCCTTCTGCTTAGTGTCAATGCCCGAGGACTCTTAAGTTTCGAGCACCAGAGGGCTCCCAGGGTCTC GCAAGGATCAAAAGACCCAGCTGAGGGCGATGGGGCCCAGCCCGAGGAAACACCTGGGGATGGTGACAAG CCAGACGAGACCCAGGGGAAGGCAGAGCAAGATGAGCCAGGAGCCTGGGAAGAGACATTTAAAACTCACACTGACAGCAAGCCCTATG GCCCCACGTCTGTGAGTTTGGACTTCTCTCTGCCAGGCATGGAGCATGTGTATGGGATCCCCGAGCATGCAGACAACCTGAGGCTGAAAGTCACTGA GGGTGGGGAGCCATATCGCCTCTACAATTTGGACGTGTTCCAGTATGAGCTGTACAACCGCATGGCCCTGTATGGGTCTGTGCCTGTGCTCCTAGCACACAGCCCTCATCGGGACCTGGGCATCTTCTGGCTCAACGCCGCGGAGACCTGGGTTGACATATCCTCCAACACTGCAGGCAAG ACCCTGTTTGGGAAGATGCTGGACTACCTGCAGGGCTCTGGGGAGACCCCACAGACAGATGTTCGCTGGATATCGGAGAGTGGCATCATCGATGTCTTCCTGCTACTTGGGCCGTCTGTCTTTGATGTCTTCCGGCAGTACGCCAGTCTCACAG GGACCCAGGTATTGCCCCCGCTCTTCTCCCTCGGCTACCACCAGAGCCGCTGGAACTATCGGGATGAGGCTGACGTTCTGGAAGTCGATCAGGGCTTCGATGATCACAACCTGCCTTGCGATGTCATCTGGCTGGACATTGAGCATGCTGATGGCAAGCGGTATTTCACCTGGGACCCCAGCCGtttcccccagcccctcaccATGCTTGAGCATTTGGCCTCCAAGAGGCGGAAG CTGGTGGCCATCGTGGACCCCCACATCAAGGTGGACTCTGGCTACCGCGTACATGAAGAGTTGCAGAACCTGGGTCTGTACGTTAAAACCCGGGATGGCTCTGACTATGAAGGCTGGTGCTGGCCAG GCGCAGCTGGTTACCCTGATTTCACCAATCCCAAGATGAGGGCCTGGTGGGCTAACATGTTTCGCTTTGACAATTATGAG GGCTCATCTCCCAGCCTCTATGTCTGGAATGACATGAATGAACCATCCGTGTTCAATGGTCCTGAGGTCACCATGCTCAAGGATGCCCAGCATTATGGGGGCTGGGAGCACCGAGACGTGCATAACATCTATGGCCTCTACGTG CACATGGCGACTGCTGATGGGCTGGTGCTGCGCTCCGGGGGCATAGAACGCCCCTTTGTCCTGAGCAGGGCTTTCTTTGCTGGCTCCCAGCGCTTTG GAGCCGTGTGGACAGGCGACAATGCTGCCGAATGGGACCATTTGAAGATCTCTATTCCTATGTGTCTTAGCTTGGGGCTGGTGGGACTTTCCTTCTGTGGAG CGGATGTGGGCGGCTTCTTCAAAAATCCAGAGCCAGAGCTGCTTGTGCGCTGGTACCAGATGGGTGCCTACCAGCCATTCTTCCGGGCACATGCCCACTTGGACACTGGTCGGCGAGAGCCGTGGTTGTTACCGTCTCAGTACCATGACATAATCCAAGATGCCTTGGGTCAGCGATACTCCTTACTGCCCTTCTGGTACACCCTCTTCTATCAGGCCCATCGTGAAGGGATTCCTATCATGAG GCCCTTGTGGGTGCATTATCCTCAGGATGTGACCACCTTCAGTATAGATGATCAGTTCCTGCTTG GGGATGCATTGCTGGTTCACCCTGTATCAGACTCTGAGGCTCATGGCGTGCAGGTCTATCTGCCTGGCCAAGGGGAG GTGTGGTATGACGTTCATAGCTACCAGAAGCATCATGGTCCCCAGACCCTGTATCTGCCTGTAACTCTAAGCAGT ATCCCTGTGTTCCAGCGTGGAGGGACAATTGTGCCCCGATGGATGCGAGTGCGGCGTTCTTCAGACTGCATGAAGGATGACCCCATCACTCTTTTCGTTGCACTCAGCCTCCAG GGTACGGCCCAAGGAGAGCTCTTTCTAGATGATGGGCACACGTTCAACTATCAGACTCGCCATGAGTTCCTGCTGCGTCGATTCTCATTCTCTGGCAACACCCTTGTCTCCAG CTCAGCCGACCCCAAAGGCCTCTTTGAGACACCAATTTGGATTGAGCGGGTGGTGATAATAGGGGCTGGAAAGCCAGCAACCGTGGTACTCCAGACAAAAG GATCTCCTGAAAGCCGCCTGTCCTTCCAGCATGACCCTGAGACCTCTGTGTTGATCCTGCGCAAGCCTGGCGTCAGTGTGGTATCCGACTGGAGTATTCACCTGCGATAA
- the GANAB gene encoding neutral alpha-glucosidase AB isoform X1, whose translation MAAVAAVAARRRRSWTGLVLACLGVCLGITLAVDRSNFKTCEESSFCKRQRSIRPGHSPYRALLDSLQLGPDALTVHLINEVTKVLLVLELQGLRKNMTRIRIDELEPRRPRYRVPDVLVADPPTAGLSVSGRDDNSVELTMAEGPYKIILTARPFRLDLLEDRSLLLSVNARGLLSFEHQRAPRVSFSDKVSLTLGSIWDKIKNLFSRQGSKDPAEGDGAQPEETPGDGDKPDETQGKAEQDEPGAWEETFKTHTDSKPYGPTSVSLDFSLPGMEHVYGIPEHADNLRLKVTEGGEPYRLYNLDVFQYELYNRMALYGSVPVLLAHSPHRDLGIFWLNAAETWVDISSNTAGKTLFGKMLDYLQGSGETPQTDVRWISESGIIDVFLLLGPSVFDVFRQYASLTGTQVLPPLFSLGYHQSRWNYRDEADVLEVDQGFDDHNLPCDVIWLDIEHADGKRYFTWDPSRFPQPLTMLEHLASKRRKLVAIVDPHIKVDSGYRVHEELQNLGLYVKTRDGSDYEGWCWPGAAGYPDFTNPKMRAWWANMFRFDNYEGSSPSLYVWNDMNEPSVFNGPEVTMLKDAQHYGGWEHRDVHNIYGLYVHMATADGLVLRSGGIERPFVLSRAFFAGSQRFGAVWTGDNAAEWDHLKISIPMCLSLGLVGLSFCGADVGGFFKNPEPELLVRWYQMGAYQPFFRAHAHLDTGRREPWLLPSQYHDIIQDALGQRYSLLPFWYTLFYQAHREGIPIMRPLWVHYPQDVTTFSIDDQFLLGDALLVHPVSDSEAHGVQVYLPGQGEVWYDVHSYQKHHGPQTLYLPVTLSSIPVFQRGGTIVPRWMRVRRSSDCMKDDPITLFVALSLQGTAQGELFLDDGHTFNYQTRHEFLLRRFSFSGNTLVSSSADPKGLFETPIWIERVVIIGAGKPATVVLQTKGSPESRLSFQHDPETSVLILRKPGVSVVSDWSIHLR comes from the exons ATGGCGGCGGTAGCGGCAGTGGCGGCGCGTAGGAGGCG GTCTTGGACTGGTTTGGTACTGGCTTGTTTAGGGGTCTGCCTGGGAATTACCCTTGCTGTGGATAGAAGCAACTTTAAGACCTGCGAAGAGAGTTCCTTCTGCAA GAGGCAACGAAGCATACGGCCAGGCCATTCTCCATACCGAGCCTTGCTGGACTCTCTGCAGCTTGGTCCTGATGCCCTCACGGTCCATCTGATCAACGAAGTCACTAAG GTGTTGCTTGTGCTGGAGCTCCAGGGGCTTCGAAAGAACATGACTCGGATCAGAATTGATGAACTAGAGCCCCGGCGGCCCCGATACCGTGTGCCAGACGTGTTGGTGGCTGATCCCCCCACAGCTGG GCTTTCTGTCTCTGGCCGGGATGACAACAGCGTGGAGCTCACCATGGCTGAGGGACCCTATAAAATCATCTTGACGGCACGGCCGTTCCGCCTCGACCTGTTGGAGGACCGCAGCCTTCTGCTTAGTGTCAATGCCCGAGGACTCTTAAGTTTCGAGCACCAGAGGGCTCCCAGGGTCTC TTTCTCGGATAAAGTTAGTCTCACGCTCGGTAGCATTTGGGATAAGATCAAGAACCTTTTCTCTAG GCAAGGATCAAAAGACCCAGCTGAGGGCGATGGGGCCCAGCCCGAGGAAACACCTGGGGATGGTGACAAG CCAGACGAGACCCAGGGGAAGGCAGAGCAAGATGAGCCAGGAGCCTGGGAAGAGACATTTAAAACTCACACTGACAGCAAGCCCTATG GCCCCACGTCTGTGAGTTTGGACTTCTCTCTGCCAGGCATGGAGCATGTGTATGGGATCCCCGAGCATGCAGACAACCTGAGGCTGAAAGTCACTGA GGGTGGGGAGCCATATCGCCTCTACAATTTGGACGTGTTCCAGTATGAGCTGTACAACCGCATGGCCCTGTATGGGTCTGTGCCTGTGCTCCTAGCACACAGCCCTCATCGGGACCTGGGCATCTTCTGGCTCAACGCCGCGGAGACCTGGGTTGACATATCCTCCAACACTGCAGGCAAG ACCCTGTTTGGGAAGATGCTGGACTACCTGCAGGGCTCTGGGGAGACCCCACAGACAGATGTTCGCTGGATATCGGAGAGTGGCATCATCGATGTCTTCCTGCTACTTGGGCCGTCTGTCTTTGATGTCTTCCGGCAGTACGCCAGTCTCACAG GGACCCAGGTATTGCCCCCGCTCTTCTCCCTCGGCTACCACCAGAGCCGCTGGAACTATCGGGATGAGGCTGACGTTCTGGAAGTCGATCAGGGCTTCGATGATCACAACCTGCCTTGCGATGTCATCTGGCTGGACATTGAGCATGCTGATGGCAAGCGGTATTTCACCTGGGACCCCAGCCGtttcccccagcccctcaccATGCTTGAGCATTTGGCCTCCAAGAGGCGGAAG CTGGTGGCCATCGTGGACCCCCACATCAAGGTGGACTCTGGCTACCGCGTACATGAAGAGTTGCAGAACCTGGGTCTGTACGTTAAAACCCGGGATGGCTCTGACTATGAAGGCTGGTGCTGGCCAG GCGCAGCTGGTTACCCTGATTTCACCAATCCCAAGATGAGGGCCTGGTGGGCTAACATGTTTCGCTTTGACAATTATGAG GGCTCATCTCCCAGCCTCTATGTCTGGAATGACATGAATGAACCATCCGTGTTCAATGGTCCTGAGGTCACCATGCTCAAGGATGCCCAGCATTATGGGGGCTGGGAGCACCGAGACGTGCATAACATCTATGGCCTCTACGTG CACATGGCGACTGCTGATGGGCTGGTGCTGCGCTCCGGGGGCATAGAACGCCCCTTTGTCCTGAGCAGGGCTTTCTTTGCTGGCTCCCAGCGCTTTG GAGCCGTGTGGACAGGCGACAATGCTGCCGAATGGGACCATTTGAAGATCTCTATTCCTATGTGTCTTAGCTTGGGGCTGGTGGGACTTTCCTTCTGTGGAG CGGATGTGGGCGGCTTCTTCAAAAATCCAGAGCCAGAGCTGCTTGTGCGCTGGTACCAGATGGGTGCCTACCAGCCATTCTTCCGGGCACATGCCCACTTGGACACTGGTCGGCGAGAGCCGTGGTTGTTACCGTCTCAGTACCATGACATAATCCAAGATGCCTTGGGTCAGCGATACTCCTTACTGCCCTTCTGGTACACCCTCTTCTATCAGGCCCATCGTGAAGGGATTCCTATCATGAG GCCCTTGTGGGTGCATTATCCTCAGGATGTGACCACCTTCAGTATAGATGATCAGTTCCTGCTTG GGGATGCATTGCTGGTTCACCCTGTATCAGACTCTGAGGCTCATGGCGTGCAGGTCTATCTGCCTGGCCAAGGGGAG GTGTGGTATGACGTTCATAGCTACCAGAAGCATCATGGTCCCCAGACCCTGTATCTGCCTGTAACTCTAAGCAGT ATCCCTGTGTTCCAGCGTGGAGGGACAATTGTGCCCCGATGGATGCGAGTGCGGCGTTCTTCAGACTGCATGAAGGATGACCCCATCACTCTTTTCGTTGCACTCAGCCTCCAG GGTACGGCCCAAGGAGAGCTCTTTCTAGATGATGGGCACACGTTCAACTATCAGACTCGCCATGAGTTCCTGCTGCGTCGATTCTCATTCTCTGGCAACACCCTTGTCTCCAG CTCAGCCGACCCCAAAGGCCTCTTTGAGACACCAATTTGGATTGAGCGGGTGGTGATAATAGGGGCTGGAAAGCCAGCAACCGTGGTACTCCAGACAAAAG GATCTCCTGAAAGCCGCCTGTCCTTCCAGCATGACCCTGAGACCTCTGTGTTGATCCTGCGCAAGCCTGGCGTCAGTGTGGTATCCGACTGGAGTATTCACCTGCGATAA
- the INTS5 gene encoding integrator complex subunit 5 produces MSALCDPPGAPGPPGPAPVSHGPAPLSAQELSQEIKAFLTGVDPVLGHQLSAREHARCGLLLLRSLPPARAAVLDHLRGVFDESVRAHLAALDESPVAGPPHLRPPPPSHVPAGGPGLEDVVQEVQQVLSEFIRANPKAWAPVISAWSIDLMGQLSSTYSGQHQRVPHATGSLNELLQLWMGCRATRTLMDVYVQCLSALIGSCPDACVDALLDTSVQHSPHFDWVVAHIGSSFPGTIISRVLSCGLKDFCVHSGAGGGAGGSGGGSSQTPSTDPFPGSPAIPGEKRVPKIASVVGILGHLASRHGDSIRRELLRMFHDSLAGGAGGRSGDPSLQATVPFLLQLAVMSPALLGTVSGELVDCLKPPAVLSQLQQHLQGFPREELDNMLNLAVHLVSQASGAGAYRLLQFLVDTAMPASVITTQGLAVPDAVREACDRLIQLLLLHLQKLVHHRGGSPGEGVLGPPPPPRPVPFLDALRNHVGELCGETLRLERKRFLWQHQLLGLLSVYTRPSCGPEALGHLLSRARSPEELGLATQLYAGLVVSLSGLLPLAFRSCLARVHAGTLQPPFTARFLRNLALLVGWEQQGGEGPAALGARFGESASAHLSDLAPLLLHPEEEVAEASASLLAICPFPPEALSPSQLLGLVRAGVHRFFASLRLHGPPGVASASQLLTRLSQTSPAGLKAVLQLLVEGALHQGNTELFGGEVDGDNETLSVVSAPLASASLLDTNRRHTAAVPGPGGIWSVFHAGVIGRGLKPPKFAQARNQQEVMYNTQSLLSLLVHCCSAPGGTECVGCWGAPTLSPEAAKAVAVTLVESVCPDAAGAELAWPPEEHARATVERDLRIGRRFREQPLLFELLKLVAAAPPALCYCSVLLRGLLAALLGHWEASRHPDTAHSPWHLEASCTLVAVMAEGSLLPPALGNMHEVFSQLAPFEVRLLLLSVWGFLREHGPLPQKFIFQSERGRFIRDFSREGGGEGGAHLAVLHSVLHRNIDRLGLFSGRFQAPSPSNLLRQGT; encoded by the exons ATGTCCGCGTTGTGCGACCCTCCCGGGGCCCCAGGGCCTCCCGGGCCTGCCCCGGTCTCCCACGGTCCCGCGCCGCTCAG TGCTCAGGAGCTGTCGCAGGAAATCAaggcctttctgactggtgtagACCCTGTTCTGGGCCACCAACTCTCTGCTCGGGAACATGCTCGCTGTGGCCTTCTCTTGCTCCGCTCTTTGCCACCTGCTCGGGCTGCTGTGCTTGACCACTTGCGAGGTGTCTTTGATGAGAGTGTCCGGGCCCACCTGGCTGCCCTGGATGAAAGCCCTGTGGCTGGTCCACCTCACCTCCGTCCACCGCCACCCTCCCATGTCCCTGCTGGGGGACCTGGTCTAGAGGATGTGGTGCAGGAAGTGCAGCAGGTGCTGTCTGAGTTTATCCGGGCCAACCCGAAGGCCTGGGCACCTGTGATTAGTGCGTGGTCCATTGACCTCATGGGGCAACTGAGCAGCACTTACTCGGGCCAGCACCAGCGTGTGCCCCATGCCACTGGCTCTCTCAACGAATTGCTGCAGCTGTGGATGGGCTGTCGGGCCACACGCACATTAATGGACGTCTATGTTCAGTGCCTCTCGGCTCTCATTGGTAGTTGCCCAGATGCTTGCGTGGATGCCTTGCTGGATACCTCTGTCCAGCATTCCCCACACTTTGACTGGGTTGTGGCGCATATTGGCTCCTCTTTTCCCGGCACCATCATCTCCCGAGTTCTCTCCTGTGGCCTTAAGGACTTCTGTGTTCAcagtggggctggaggtggagctGGTGGCAGTGGTGGAGGCTCTTCTCAGACCCCCTCTACAGACCCCTTCCCTGGATCTCCTGCTATCCCTGGGGAGAAACGGGTGCCCAAGATTGCCTCAGTTGTAGGCATCCTAGGGCACCTGGCCTCCCGCCATGGAGACAGCATCCGACGGGAGCTCCTGCGAATGTTTCATGACAGTCTGGCAGGGGGCGCTGGCGGCCGGAGTGGGGATCCCTCCCTTCAGGCCACAGTTCCCTTCCTCCTGCAGCTGGCAGTCATGTCACCAGCTTTGCTGGGCACAGTCTCTGGAGAGCTGGTGGATTGCCTGAAGCCCCCAGCTGTGCTGAGTCAGCTGCAGCAACACCTGCAGGGATTCCCCCGAGAGGAGCTGGACAACATGCTGAACCTGGCCGTGCACCTGGTGAGCCAGGCCTCTGGGGCAGGTGCCTACCGCCTGTTGCAGTTCCTGGTggacacagccatgcctgcctcAGTCATTACCACCCAGGGCCTGGCTGTGCCAGACGCCGTGCGCGAGGCCTGTGACCGGCTGATCCAGCTACTGCTGCTGCACCTGCAAAAGCTGGTTCATCACCggggagggtctcctggggaaggggtgctgggcccacccccgcccccccgccctgTGCCCTTTCTAGATGCGCTAAGGAACCACGTCGGAGAGCTGTGTGGAGAGACGTTACGTTTGGAACGGAAACGCTTCCTCTGGCAACACCAGCTCCTTGGCCTGCTCTCTGTTTATACCCGGCCTAGCTGTGGACCTGAGGCCTTGGGCCATCTCCTGAGCCGGGCCCGAAGCCCTGAAGAGTTGGGTCTGGCCACTCAGTTATACGCAGGGCTGGTGGTCAGTCTCTCTGGCCTCCTGCCCCTGGCCTTCCGAAGCTGCCTGGCTAGGGTACATGCAGGGACTTTGCAACCTCCCTTCACGGCCCGGTTCCTGCGTAACTTGGCACTGCTAGTGGGGTGGGAACAGCAGGGTGGTGAGGGGCCTGCAGCCCTAGGGGCCCGGTTTGGGGAGTCTGCCTCAGCTCATCTGTCTGACctggctcctctcctgctccatcCTGAGGAGGAAGTAGCCGaagcctctgcctccctcctggccaTTTGTCCCTTTCCTCCGGAAGCCCTGTCCCCTTCCCAACTCCTGGGACTGGTGAGAGCTGGAGTGCATCGCTTCTTTGCCTCTCTCAGGCTGCACGGTCCCCCAGGGGTGGCTTCCGCCTCCCAGCTTCTTACCCGCCTCTCCCAGACCTCCCCGGCTGGGCTCAAGGCTGTCCTGCAGCTGCTAGTTGAGGGAGCCTTACATCAGGGCAACACAGAACTGTTTGGTGGGGAAGTGGATGGGGACAATGAGACTCTCTCAGTTGTTTCAGCTCCTTTGGCTTCGGCCTCCCTGTTGGACACAAACCGGCGGCACACTGCAGCTGTGCCGGGCCCTGGAGGGATTTGGTCTGTTTTCCACGCTGGAGTCATCGGCCGTGGCCTAAAGCCACCCAAGTTTGCCCAAGCACGCAATCAGCAAGAAGTGATGTATAACACCCAGAGCCTCCTCAGCCTCCTGGTGCACTGCTGCAGTGCCCCTGGGGGGACTGAATGTGTGGGCTGCTGGGGGGCTCCCACCCTGAGCCCGGAGGCAGCCAAAGCAGTGGCAGTGACCTTGGTGGAGAGTGTGTGTCCCGATGCAGCCGGTGCTGAGCTAGCCTGGCCTCCTGAGGAGCATGCCCGGGCCACCGTGGAGCGGGATCTCCGCATTGGCCGGCGCTTCCGGGAACAGCCTCTGCTCTTTGAGCTGTTAAAGTTGGTAGCAGCTGCTCCCCCAGCCCTGTGCTACTGCTCCGTGCTGCTGCGGGGGCTGCTGGCCGCCCTCTTGGGCCACTGGGAAGCCTCTCGCCACCCTGATACAGCCCACTCCCCCTGGCACCTGGAGGCATCCTGCACCCTGGTGGCTGTCATGGCTGAGGGAAGCCTCCTGCCACCAGCCCTGGGGAATATGCACGAGGTATTTAGCCAACTGGCACCTTTTGAAGTGCGTCTGCTGCTGCTCAGTGTCTGGGGCTTTCTCCGGGAGCACGGGCCCTTGCCCCAGAAGTTCATCTTCCAGTCAGAGCGTGGCCGCTTCATCCGGGACTTCTCCAGGGAGGGTGGGGGTGAAGGTGGAGCCCATCTGGCTGTGCTGCACAGTGTCCTCCACCGCAACATTGACCGCCTGGGCCTTTTCTCTGGCCGTTTCCAGGCACCTTCACCGTCCAATCTCCTTCGGCAGGGGACATAG